In Glandiceps talaboti chromosome 16, keGlaTala1.1, whole genome shotgun sequence, a single window of DNA contains:
- the LOC144447562 gene encoding U6 snRNA-associated Sm-like protein LSm7, with protein MADKEKKKKESILDLTKYIDKPIRVKFQGGREASGILKGFDPLLNLVIDGTTEYMRDPDDPYKLTDETRLLGLVVCRGTSVVLICPSDSMEPIANPFVQQEG; from the exons ATGGCG gacaaagaaaaaaagaagaaggaaAGTATCCTAGATTTGACCAAGTACATTGACAAACCAATCAGAGTTAAGTTTCAGGGAGGCAGAGAAG CAAGTGGAATTTTGAAAGGATTTGATCCTCTTTTAAATTTGGTAATAGATGGAACCACAGAGTACATGAGAG ATCCAGATGACCCATACAAACTGACAGATGAAACCAGACTTTTAGGATTGGTGGTTTGTCGTGGTACTTCAGTAGTTTTGATTTGTCCTTCAGACAGTATGGAACCCATTGCTAACCCATTTGTACAGCAAGAAGGatga